In Halictus rubicundus isolate RS-2024b chromosome 5, iyHalRubi1_principal, whole genome shotgun sequence, one genomic interval encodes:
- the Hppy gene encoding MAP4K3-like protein hppy isoform X7, whose product MALNANALSSDISRRNPQDEYELIQRIGSGTYGDVYKAKRLSMNDLAAIKVIKLEPGDDFAIIQQEILMMKDCRHPNIIAYYGSYLRRDKLWICMEYCGGGSLQDIYHITGPLSEIQIAYMCRETLLGLAYLHSMGKMHRDIKSANILLTEAGDVKLADFGVSAQITATINKRKSFIGTPYWMAPEVAAVERKGGYNQLCDIWACGITAIELAELQPPMFDLHPMRALFLMSKSGFKPPTLKDKDKWSPTFHNFVKVALTKNPKKRPTAEKLLQHAFFQGEMSKRLALELLQKVSNPSHMFTDLEADEDGAVPNVPQRIASRHTARPRPKSPIPQLDSDDQINLDGTLQREVISPSVDGSPAWDIMDIMNNTVHNCDAHPDCGIGTAFEDEQEKGNAMSMVGGHCDQLYSLQATLPLGESSNDCELHCPYYNMSGSQASPRRHSSVDELYGLVSSSQSLTAANGQRQRSLSDSGPRDESSQSNGQNETPGDGEREGMSPDLLSDTPPVPPRRRDRKRHTPPRPISNGLPPTPKVHMGACFSKVFNGCPLRIHCTASWIHPDTRDQHLLIAAEEGIYNLNLNELHETAIDQLYPRRTIWMYVIKDVLMSLSGKTPQLYRHDLLAMQSKQSHRFSLHMNKIPERLVPRKFALTTKVPDTKGCTKCCVGRNPYNGYKYLCGAMPTGIFLMQWYDPLNKFMLLKHFDCPLPSPLNVFEIIITPEMEYPMVCVSVKQPYQQNKLKLDLINMNSGASWFHSDELEDMDGSATVIPRRENLHVINVTQLEKNAILVCYDNVVKVVTLQGKPRSTRKQMSELHFNFQIESIICLPDSVLAFHKHGMQGRSFKNGEVTQEISDPSRTYRLLGSDKVVMLESHLVQSGTLTESEGADLYILAGHEASY is encoded by the exons ATGGCTTTGAACGCGAACGCATTGTCCAGTGACATAAGCCGACGAAATCCTCAGGATGAGTACGAGCTCATCCAGAGGATAGGTAGCGGAACGTACGGAGACGTTTACAAG GCCAAAAGACTTTCCATGAATGACCTCGCCGCTATTAAGGTTATCAAATTGGAACCAG GGGATGATTTTGCAATTATTCAGCAAGAAATCCTGATGATGAAGGATTGCAGGCACCCAAACATAATTGCATATTATGGGAGCTACCTGAGAAGGGATAAACTATGGATTTGTATGGAATACTGCGGAGGTGGTTCCCTGCAGGATATATATCACA TAACTGGACCATTATCAGAAATACAAATAGCGTATATGTGCAGAGAGACCCTATTGGGACTAGCTTACTTGCACAGTATGGGGAAGATGCATCGTGACATTAAAAGTGCCAACATATTATTAACCGAAGCTGGGGATGTGAAATTAGCCGACTTTGGAGTTTCAGCACAGATTACAGCCACTATTAATAAAAGGAAAAGTTTTATCGGCACACCCTATTGGATGGCACCAGAG GTGGCAGCTGTAGAAAGGAAAGGCGGCTACAATCAACTTTGTGATATTTGGGCATGCGGTATCACCGCGATAGAATTGGCGGAGTTGCAGCCTCCCATGTTCGATCTGCATCCTATGCGAGCGCTTTTTCTCATGTCGAAGTCCGGCTTCAAGCCGCCGACATTAAAAGACAAAGACAAATGGAGTCCGACATTCCACAATTTCGTGAAGGTCGCTCTCACGAAGAATCCTAAAAAACGACCAACAGCCGAGAAACTCCTACAG CACGCGTTTTTTCAAGGCGAGATGAGCAAACGTTTAGCTTTGGAATTGTTGCAAAAGGTATCGAATCCTAGTCATATGTTTACTGATTTAGAAGCTGATGAAGACGGAGCCGTACCGAACGTTCCGCAGAGGATCGCTTCGCGTCATACTGCAAGACCTAGACCAAAAAGCCCCATACCGCAATTAGATAGCGACG ATCAAATTAATCTAGATGGAACATTACAAAGGGAAGTAATATCGCCGTCTGTAGATGGTAGTCCAGCATGGGATATTATGGATATCATGAATAAT ACTGTTCATAACTGTGATGCACATCCAGACTGTGGTATCGGTACTGCATTCGAAGACGAGCAAGAGAA GGGGAATGCAATGTCGATGGTTGGTGGGCATTGCGACCAGCTATATTCCCTGCA AGCTACGCTTCCTCTGGGAGAGTCATCGAATGATTGCGAATTGCACTGCCCGTACTACAATATGTCAG GATCTCAAGCAAGCCCCAGGCGTCACAGCTCTGTGGACGAGTTGTATGGTCTGGTGAGCAGTTCACAATCCCTAACTGCTGCCAATGGACAACGTCAACGGTCTCTCTCGGACAGTGGTCCTAGAGACGAGTCCTCACAGTCTAATG GCCAAAACGAGACGCCGGGTGACGGGGAGAGAGAAGGCATGAGTCCGGACTTATTATCGGACACTCCGCCTGTCCCACCAAGAAGAAGGGACAGGAAACGCCATACGCCGCCCAGACCCATCAGCAATGGACTGCCGCCTACACCCAAAGTTCACATGGGGGCGTGTTTCTCAAAA GTATTCAACGGCTGTCCCTTAAGAATACACTGCACCGCCAGTTGGATCCATCCAGACACAAGGGATCAGCACCTACTAATCGCAGCGGAGGAAGGAATTTACAACTTGAACCTAAACGAGCTCCATGAAACTGCTATAGACCAGCTGTACCCCAGACGTACGATCTGGATGTACGTCATCAAAGACGTTCTCATGTCTTTGTCTG GCAAAACCCCGCAACTATACAGACACGACTTATTAGCAATGCAGAGCAAACAGAGCCACAGGTTTTCACTGCACATGAACAAAATACCAGAGAGATTAGTCCCGAGGAAGTTTGCGCTGACCACCAAGGTTCCAGACACCAAGGGATGCACCAAGTGTTGCGTTGGCAGAAACCCGTACAATGG GTACAAGTATCTTTGCGGTGCGATGCCCACGGGAATATTCCTGATGCAATGGTACGACCCGCTGAACAAGTTCATGCTCCTGAAGCACTTCGACTGCCCCCTCCCCTCGCCGTTGAACGTGTTCGAGATTATTATCACGCCCGAGATGGAGTATCCGATGGTGTGCGTGTCCGTGAAACAACCATATCAGCAGAACAAATTGAAACTGGACTTGATCAACATGAATTCGGGGGCGAGCTGGTTTCACAGCGACGAACTGGAAGACATGGATGGTTCAG CCACTGTGATACCAAGAAGAGAAAACCTTCATGTCATCAATGTAACTCAGTTGGAGAAAAATGCTATACTAGTGTGTTACGACA ACGTAGTGAAAGTGGTGACGCTGCAGGGGAAGCCCAGATCGACAAGAAAGCAAATGTCGGAGTTGCATTTCAACTTTCAAATCGAGTCCATCA TCTGCTTGCCAGATAGCGTACTAGCATTCCACAAGCATGGTATGCAAGGTAGGAGTTTTAAGAATGGCGAAGTTACGCAAGAGATCAGCGACCCAAGTAGAACGTACAGATTGCTAGGATCCGATAA GGTGGTGATGTTGGAGAGTCACTTGGTCCAGTCAGGCACGCTGACAGAATCTGAGGGAGCGGACTTGTACATACTTGCTGGGCACGAGGCCAGTTACTAG
- the Hppy gene encoding MAP4K3-like protein hppy isoform X6 — protein sequence MALNANALSSDISRRNPQDEYELIQRIGSGTYGDVYKAKRLSMNDLAAIKVIKLEPGDDFAIIQQEILMMKDCRHPNIIAYYGSYLRRDKLWICMEYCGGGSLQDIYHITGPLSEIQIAYMCRETLLGLAYLHSMGKMHRDIKSANILLTEAGDVKLADFGVSAQITATINKRKSFIGTPYWMAPEVAAVERKGGYNQLCDIWACGITAIELAELQPPMFDLHPMRALFLMSKSGFKPPTLKDKDKWSPTFHNFVKVALTKNPKKRPTAEKLLQHAFFQGEMSKRLALELLQKVSNPSHMFTDLEADEDGAVPNVPQRIASRHTARPRPKSPIPQLDSDDQINLDGTLQREVISPSVDGSPAWDIMDIMNNVKTVHNCDAHPDCGIGTAFEDEQEKGNAMSMVGGHCDQLYSLQATLPLGESSNDCELHCPYYNMSGSQASPRRHSSVDELYGLVSSSQSLTAANGQRQRSLSDSGPRDESSQSNGQNETPGDGEREGMSPDLLSDTPPVPPRRRDRKRHTPPRPISNGLPPTPKVHMGACFSKVFNGCPLRIHCTASWIHPDTRDQHLLIAAEEGIYNLNLNELHETAIDQLYPRRTIWMYVIKDVLMSLSGKTPQLYRHDLLAMQSKQSHRFSLHMNKIPERLVPRKFALTTKVPDTKGCTKCCVGRNPYNGYKYLCGAMPTGIFLMQWYDPLNKFMLLKHFDCPLPSPLNVFEIIITPEMEYPMVCVSVKQPYQQNKLKLDLINMNSGASWFHSDELEDMDGSATVIPRRENLHVINVTQLEKNAILVCYDNVVKVVTLQGKPRSTRKQMSELHFNFQIESIICLPDSVLAFHKHGMQGRSFKNGEVTQEISDPSRTYRLLGSDKVVMLESHLVQSGTLTESEGADLYILAGHEASY from the exons ATGGCTTTGAACGCGAACGCATTGTCCAGTGACATAAGCCGACGAAATCCTCAGGATGAGTACGAGCTCATCCAGAGGATAGGTAGCGGAACGTACGGAGACGTTTACAAG GCCAAAAGACTTTCCATGAATGACCTCGCCGCTATTAAGGTTATCAAATTGGAACCAG GGGATGATTTTGCAATTATTCAGCAAGAAATCCTGATGATGAAGGATTGCAGGCACCCAAACATAATTGCATATTATGGGAGCTACCTGAGAAGGGATAAACTATGGATTTGTATGGAATACTGCGGAGGTGGTTCCCTGCAGGATATATATCACA TAACTGGACCATTATCAGAAATACAAATAGCGTATATGTGCAGAGAGACCCTATTGGGACTAGCTTACTTGCACAGTATGGGGAAGATGCATCGTGACATTAAAAGTGCCAACATATTATTAACCGAAGCTGGGGATGTGAAATTAGCCGACTTTGGAGTTTCAGCACAGATTACAGCCACTATTAATAAAAGGAAAAGTTTTATCGGCACACCCTATTGGATGGCACCAGAG GTGGCAGCTGTAGAAAGGAAAGGCGGCTACAATCAACTTTGTGATATTTGGGCATGCGGTATCACCGCGATAGAATTGGCGGAGTTGCAGCCTCCCATGTTCGATCTGCATCCTATGCGAGCGCTTTTTCTCATGTCGAAGTCCGGCTTCAAGCCGCCGACATTAAAAGACAAAGACAAATGGAGTCCGACATTCCACAATTTCGTGAAGGTCGCTCTCACGAAGAATCCTAAAAAACGACCAACAGCCGAGAAACTCCTACAG CACGCGTTTTTTCAAGGCGAGATGAGCAAACGTTTAGCTTTGGAATTGTTGCAAAAGGTATCGAATCCTAGTCATATGTTTACTGATTTAGAAGCTGATGAAGACGGAGCCGTACCGAACGTTCCGCAGAGGATCGCTTCGCGTCATACTGCAAGACCTAGACCAAAAAGCCCCATACCGCAATTAGATAGCGACG ATCAAATTAATCTAGATGGAACATTACAAAGGGAAGTAATATCGCCGTCTGTAGATGGTAGTCCAGCATGGGATATTATGGATATCATGAATAATGTAAAG ACTGTTCATAACTGTGATGCACATCCAGACTGTGGTATCGGTACTGCATTCGAAGACGAGCAAGAGAA GGGGAATGCAATGTCGATGGTTGGTGGGCATTGCGACCAGCTATATTCCCTGCA AGCTACGCTTCCTCTGGGAGAGTCATCGAATGATTGCGAATTGCACTGCCCGTACTACAATATGTCAG GATCTCAAGCAAGCCCCAGGCGTCACAGCTCTGTGGACGAGTTGTATGGTCTGGTGAGCAGTTCACAATCCCTAACTGCTGCCAATGGACAACGTCAACGGTCTCTCTCGGACAGTGGTCCTAGAGACGAGTCCTCACAGTCTAATG GCCAAAACGAGACGCCGGGTGACGGGGAGAGAGAAGGCATGAGTCCGGACTTATTATCGGACACTCCGCCTGTCCCACCAAGAAGAAGGGACAGGAAACGCCATACGCCGCCCAGACCCATCAGCAATGGACTGCCGCCTACACCCAAAGTTCACATGGGGGCGTGTTTCTCAAAA GTATTCAACGGCTGTCCCTTAAGAATACACTGCACCGCCAGTTGGATCCATCCAGACACAAGGGATCAGCACCTACTAATCGCAGCGGAGGAAGGAATTTACAACTTGAACCTAAACGAGCTCCATGAAACTGCTATAGACCAGCTGTACCCCAGACGTACGATCTGGATGTACGTCATCAAAGACGTTCTCATGTCTTTGTCTG GCAAAACCCCGCAACTATACAGACACGACTTATTAGCAATGCAGAGCAAACAGAGCCACAGGTTTTCACTGCACATGAACAAAATACCAGAGAGATTAGTCCCGAGGAAGTTTGCGCTGACCACCAAGGTTCCAGACACCAAGGGATGCACCAAGTGTTGCGTTGGCAGAAACCCGTACAATGG GTACAAGTATCTTTGCGGTGCGATGCCCACGGGAATATTCCTGATGCAATGGTACGACCCGCTGAACAAGTTCATGCTCCTGAAGCACTTCGACTGCCCCCTCCCCTCGCCGTTGAACGTGTTCGAGATTATTATCACGCCCGAGATGGAGTATCCGATGGTGTGCGTGTCCGTGAAACAACCATATCAGCAGAACAAATTGAAACTGGACTTGATCAACATGAATTCGGGGGCGAGCTGGTTTCACAGCGACGAACTGGAAGACATGGATGGTTCAG CCACTGTGATACCAAGAAGAGAAAACCTTCATGTCATCAATGTAACTCAGTTGGAGAAAAATGCTATACTAGTGTGTTACGACA ACGTAGTGAAAGTGGTGACGCTGCAGGGGAAGCCCAGATCGACAAGAAAGCAAATGTCGGAGTTGCATTTCAACTTTCAAATCGAGTCCATCA TCTGCTTGCCAGATAGCGTACTAGCATTCCACAAGCATGGTATGCAAGGTAGGAGTTTTAAGAATGGCGAAGTTACGCAAGAGATCAGCGACCCAAGTAGAACGTACAGATTGCTAGGATCCGATAA GGTGGTGATGTTGGAGAGTCACTTGGTCCAGTCAGGCACGCTGACAGAATCTGAGGGAGCGGACTTGTACATACTTGCTGGGCACGAGGCCAGTTACTAG
- the Hppy gene encoding MAP4K3-like protein hppy isoform X14 codes for MALNANALSSDISRRNPQDEYELIQRIGSGTYGDVYKAKRLSMNDLAAIKVIKLEPGDDFAIIQQEILMMKDCRHPNIIAYYGSYLRRDKLWICMEYCGGGSLQDIYHITGPLSEIQIAYMCRETLLGLAYLHSMGKMHRDIKSANILLTEAGDVKLADFGVSAQITATINKRKSFIGTPYWMAPEVAAVERKGGYNQLCDIWACGITAIELAELQPPMFDLHPMRALFLMSKSGFKPPTLKDKDKWSPTFHNFVKVALTKNPKKRPTAEKLLQHAFFQGEMSKRLALELLQKVSNPSHMFTDLEADEDGAVPNVPQRIASRHTARPRPKSPIPQLDSDDQINLDGTLQREVISPSVDGSPAWDIMDIMNNVKTVHNCDAHPDCGIGTAFEDEQEKSLLQYIDEELLLRATLPLGESSNDCELHCPYYNMSGQNETPGDGEREGMSPDLLSDTPPVPPRRRDRKRHTPPRPISNGLPPTPKVHMGACFSKVFNGCPLRIHCTASWIHPDTRDQHLLIAAEEGIYNLNLNELHETAIDQLYPRRTIWMYVIKDVLMSLSGKTPQLYRHDLLAMQSKQSHRFSLHMNKIPERLVPRKFALTTKVPDTKGCTKCCVGRNPYNGYKYLCGAMPTGIFLMQWYDPLNKFMLLKHFDCPLPSPLNVFEIIITPEMEYPMVCVSVKQPYQQNKLKLDLINMNSGASWFHSDELEDMDGSATVIPRRENLHVINVTQLEKNAILVCYDNVVKVVTLQGKPRSTRKQMSELHFNFQIESIICLPDSVLAFHKHGMQGRSFKNGEVTQEISDPSRTYRLLGSDKVVMLESHLVQSGTLTESEGADLYILAGHEASY; via the exons ATGGCTTTGAACGCGAACGCATTGTCCAGTGACATAAGCCGACGAAATCCTCAGGATGAGTACGAGCTCATCCAGAGGATAGGTAGCGGAACGTACGGAGACGTTTACAAG GCCAAAAGACTTTCCATGAATGACCTCGCCGCTATTAAGGTTATCAAATTGGAACCAG GGGATGATTTTGCAATTATTCAGCAAGAAATCCTGATGATGAAGGATTGCAGGCACCCAAACATAATTGCATATTATGGGAGCTACCTGAGAAGGGATAAACTATGGATTTGTATGGAATACTGCGGAGGTGGTTCCCTGCAGGATATATATCACA TAACTGGACCATTATCAGAAATACAAATAGCGTATATGTGCAGAGAGACCCTATTGGGACTAGCTTACTTGCACAGTATGGGGAAGATGCATCGTGACATTAAAAGTGCCAACATATTATTAACCGAAGCTGGGGATGTGAAATTAGCCGACTTTGGAGTTTCAGCACAGATTACAGCCACTATTAATAAAAGGAAAAGTTTTATCGGCACACCCTATTGGATGGCACCAGAG GTGGCAGCTGTAGAAAGGAAAGGCGGCTACAATCAACTTTGTGATATTTGGGCATGCGGTATCACCGCGATAGAATTGGCGGAGTTGCAGCCTCCCATGTTCGATCTGCATCCTATGCGAGCGCTTTTTCTCATGTCGAAGTCCGGCTTCAAGCCGCCGACATTAAAAGACAAAGACAAATGGAGTCCGACATTCCACAATTTCGTGAAGGTCGCTCTCACGAAGAATCCTAAAAAACGACCAACAGCCGAGAAACTCCTACAG CACGCGTTTTTTCAAGGCGAGATGAGCAAACGTTTAGCTTTGGAATTGTTGCAAAAGGTATCGAATCCTAGTCATATGTTTACTGATTTAGAAGCTGATGAAGACGGAGCCGTACCGAACGTTCCGCAGAGGATCGCTTCGCGTCATACTGCAAGACCTAGACCAAAAAGCCCCATACCGCAATTAGATAGCGACG ATCAAATTAATCTAGATGGAACATTACAAAGGGAAGTAATATCGCCGTCTGTAGATGGTAGTCCAGCATGGGATATTATGGATATCATGAATAATGTAAAG ACTGTTCATAACTGTGATGCACATCCAGACTGTGGTATCGGTACTGCATTCGAAGACGAGCAAGAGAA GAGTCTATTGCAGTACATTGATGAGGAGTTGTTGCTAAG AGCTACGCTTCCTCTGGGAGAGTCATCGAATGATTGCGAATTGCACTGCCCGTACTACAATATGTCAG GCCAAAACGAGACGCCGGGTGACGGGGAGAGAGAAGGCATGAGTCCGGACTTATTATCGGACACTCCGCCTGTCCCACCAAGAAGAAGGGACAGGAAACGCCATACGCCGCCCAGACCCATCAGCAATGGACTGCCGCCTACACCCAAAGTTCACATGGGGGCGTGTTTCTCAAAA GTATTCAACGGCTGTCCCTTAAGAATACACTGCACCGCCAGTTGGATCCATCCAGACACAAGGGATCAGCACCTACTAATCGCAGCGGAGGAAGGAATTTACAACTTGAACCTAAACGAGCTCCATGAAACTGCTATAGACCAGCTGTACCCCAGACGTACGATCTGGATGTACGTCATCAAAGACGTTCTCATGTCTTTGTCTG GCAAAACCCCGCAACTATACAGACACGACTTATTAGCAATGCAGAGCAAACAGAGCCACAGGTTTTCACTGCACATGAACAAAATACCAGAGAGATTAGTCCCGAGGAAGTTTGCGCTGACCACCAAGGTTCCAGACACCAAGGGATGCACCAAGTGTTGCGTTGGCAGAAACCCGTACAATGG GTACAAGTATCTTTGCGGTGCGATGCCCACGGGAATATTCCTGATGCAATGGTACGACCCGCTGAACAAGTTCATGCTCCTGAAGCACTTCGACTGCCCCCTCCCCTCGCCGTTGAACGTGTTCGAGATTATTATCACGCCCGAGATGGAGTATCCGATGGTGTGCGTGTCCGTGAAACAACCATATCAGCAGAACAAATTGAAACTGGACTTGATCAACATGAATTCGGGGGCGAGCTGGTTTCACAGCGACGAACTGGAAGACATGGATGGTTCAG CCACTGTGATACCAAGAAGAGAAAACCTTCATGTCATCAATGTAACTCAGTTGGAGAAAAATGCTATACTAGTGTGTTACGACA ACGTAGTGAAAGTGGTGACGCTGCAGGGGAAGCCCAGATCGACAAGAAAGCAAATGTCGGAGTTGCATTTCAACTTTCAAATCGAGTCCATCA TCTGCTTGCCAGATAGCGTACTAGCATTCCACAAGCATGGTATGCAAGGTAGGAGTTTTAAGAATGGCGAAGTTACGCAAGAGATCAGCGACCCAAGTAGAACGTACAGATTGCTAGGATCCGATAA GGTGGTGATGTTGGAGAGTCACTTGGTCCAGTCAGGCACGCTGACAGAATCTGAGGGAGCGGACTTGTACATACTTGCTGGGCACGAGGCCAGTTACTAG
- the Hppy gene encoding MAP4K3-like protein hppy isoform X8: protein MALNANALSSDISRRNPQDEYELIQRIGSGTYGDVYKAKRLSMNDLAAIKVIKLEPGDDFAIIQQEILMMKDCRHPNIIAYYGSYLRRDKLWICMEYCGGGSLQDIYHITGPLSEIQIAYMCRETLLGLAYLHSMGKMHRDIKSANILLTEAGDVKLADFGVSAQITATINKRKSFIGTPYWMAPEVAAVERKGGYNQLCDIWACGITAIELAELQPPMFDLHPMRALFLMSKSGFKPPTLKDKDKWSPTFHNFVKVALTKNPKKRPTAEKLLQHAFFQGEMSKRLALELLQKVSNPSHMFTDLEADEDGAVPNVPQRIASRHTARPRPKSPIPQLDSDDQINLDGTLQREVISPSVDGSPAWDIMDIMNNVKTVHNCDAHPDCGIGTAFEDEQEKSLLQYIDEELLLRATLPLGESSNDCELHCPYYNMSGSQASPRRHSSVDELYGLVSSSQSLTAANGQRQRSLSDSGPRDESSQSNGQNETPGDGEREGMSPDLLSDTPPVPPRRRDRKRHTPPRPISNGLPPTPKVHMGACFSKVFNGCPLRIHCTASWIHPDTRDQHLLIAAEEGIYNLNLNELHETAIDQLYPRRTIWMYVIKDVLMSLSGKTPQLYRHDLLAMQSKQSHRFSLHMNKIPERLVPRKFALTTKVPDTKGCTKCCVGRNPYNGYKYLCGAMPTGIFLMQWYDPLNKFMLLKHFDCPLPSPLNVFEIIITPEMEYPMVCVSVKQPYQQNKLKLDLINMNSGASWFHSDELEDMDGSATVIPRRENLHVINVTQLEKNAILVCYDNVVKVVTLQGKPRSTRKQMSELHFNFQIESIICLPDSVLAFHKHGMQGRSFKNGEVTQEISDPSRTYRLLGSDKVVMLESHLVQSGTLTESEGADLYILAGHEASY from the exons ATGGCTTTGAACGCGAACGCATTGTCCAGTGACATAAGCCGACGAAATCCTCAGGATGAGTACGAGCTCATCCAGAGGATAGGTAGCGGAACGTACGGAGACGTTTACAAG GCCAAAAGACTTTCCATGAATGACCTCGCCGCTATTAAGGTTATCAAATTGGAACCAG GGGATGATTTTGCAATTATTCAGCAAGAAATCCTGATGATGAAGGATTGCAGGCACCCAAACATAATTGCATATTATGGGAGCTACCTGAGAAGGGATAAACTATGGATTTGTATGGAATACTGCGGAGGTGGTTCCCTGCAGGATATATATCACA TAACTGGACCATTATCAGAAATACAAATAGCGTATATGTGCAGAGAGACCCTATTGGGACTAGCTTACTTGCACAGTATGGGGAAGATGCATCGTGACATTAAAAGTGCCAACATATTATTAACCGAAGCTGGGGATGTGAAATTAGCCGACTTTGGAGTTTCAGCACAGATTACAGCCACTATTAATAAAAGGAAAAGTTTTATCGGCACACCCTATTGGATGGCACCAGAG GTGGCAGCTGTAGAAAGGAAAGGCGGCTACAATCAACTTTGTGATATTTGGGCATGCGGTATCACCGCGATAGAATTGGCGGAGTTGCAGCCTCCCATGTTCGATCTGCATCCTATGCGAGCGCTTTTTCTCATGTCGAAGTCCGGCTTCAAGCCGCCGACATTAAAAGACAAAGACAAATGGAGTCCGACATTCCACAATTTCGTGAAGGTCGCTCTCACGAAGAATCCTAAAAAACGACCAACAGCCGAGAAACTCCTACAG CACGCGTTTTTTCAAGGCGAGATGAGCAAACGTTTAGCTTTGGAATTGTTGCAAAAGGTATCGAATCCTAGTCATATGTTTACTGATTTAGAAGCTGATGAAGACGGAGCCGTACCGAACGTTCCGCAGAGGATCGCTTCGCGTCATACTGCAAGACCTAGACCAAAAAGCCCCATACCGCAATTAGATAGCGACG ATCAAATTAATCTAGATGGAACATTACAAAGGGAAGTAATATCGCCGTCTGTAGATGGTAGTCCAGCATGGGATATTATGGATATCATGAATAATGTAAAG ACTGTTCATAACTGTGATGCACATCCAGACTGTGGTATCGGTACTGCATTCGAAGACGAGCAAGAGAA GAGTCTATTGCAGTACATTGATGAGGAGTTGTTGCTAAG AGCTACGCTTCCTCTGGGAGAGTCATCGAATGATTGCGAATTGCACTGCCCGTACTACAATATGTCAG GATCTCAAGCAAGCCCCAGGCGTCACAGCTCTGTGGACGAGTTGTATGGTCTGGTGAGCAGTTCACAATCCCTAACTGCTGCCAATGGACAACGTCAACGGTCTCTCTCGGACAGTGGTCCTAGAGACGAGTCCTCACAGTCTAATG GCCAAAACGAGACGCCGGGTGACGGGGAGAGAGAAGGCATGAGTCCGGACTTATTATCGGACACTCCGCCTGTCCCACCAAGAAGAAGGGACAGGAAACGCCATACGCCGCCCAGACCCATCAGCAATGGACTGCCGCCTACACCCAAAGTTCACATGGGGGCGTGTTTCTCAAAA GTATTCAACGGCTGTCCCTTAAGAATACACTGCACCGCCAGTTGGATCCATCCAGACACAAGGGATCAGCACCTACTAATCGCAGCGGAGGAAGGAATTTACAACTTGAACCTAAACGAGCTCCATGAAACTGCTATAGACCAGCTGTACCCCAGACGTACGATCTGGATGTACGTCATCAAAGACGTTCTCATGTCTTTGTCTG GCAAAACCCCGCAACTATACAGACACGACTTATTAGCAATGCAGAGCAAACAGAGCCACAGGTTTTCACTGCACATGAACAAAATACCAGAGAGATTAGTCCCGAGGAAGTTTGCGCTGACCACCAAGGTTCCAGACACCAAGGGATGCACCAAGTGTTGCGTTGGCAGAAACCCGTACAATGG GTACAAGTATCTTTGCGGTGCGATGCCCACGGGAATATTCCTGATGCAATGGTACGACCCGCTGAACAAGTTCATGCTCCTGAAGCACTTCGACTGCCCCCTCCCCTCGCCGTTGAACGTGTTCGAGATTATTATCACGCCCGAGATGGAGTATCCGATGGTGTGCGTGTCCGTGAAACAACCATATCAGCAGAACAAATTGAAACTGGACTTGATCAACATGAATTCGGGGGCGAGCTGGTTTCACAGCGACGAACTGGAAGACATGGATGGTTCAG CCACTGTGATACCAAGAAGAGAAAACCTTCATGTCATCAATGTAACTCAGTTGGAGAAAAATGCTATACTAGTGTGTTACGACA ACGTAGTGAAAGTGGTGACGCTGCAGGGGAAGCCCAGATCGACAAGAAAGCAAATGTCGGAGTTGCATTTCAACTTTCAAATCGAGTCCATCA TCTGCTTGCCAGATAGCGTACTAGCATTCCACAAGCATGGTATGCAAGGTAGGAGTTTTAAGAATGGCGAAGTTACGCAAGAGATCAGCGACCCAAGTAGAACGTACAGATTGCTAGGATCCGATAA GGTGGTGATGTTGGAGAGTCACTTGGTCCAGTCAGGCACGCTGACAGAATCTGAGGGAGCGGACTTGTACATACTTGCTGGGCACGAGGCCAGTTACTAG